DNA sequence from the Coffea eugenioides isolate CCC68of chromosome 9, Ceug_1.0, whole genome shotgun sequence genome:
CGTCTAATTTATCCTCGTAAATCTGTTTTTTTTTACTAACTCATCATATCTTAGGATATTTGTGAGCTCAATTAGTAATTGAATGTAtgtttataataaataatttttcttgcattaaaataaatttttttgttttactaGCAAACATATCCTTTTaaatactttattttttgacttTGAAGAATTGtgtggaaatttttttttaaattttacataaaaatgagagtattttaaaaaataaaaaatttatcatatttgtTTTGATTCATGCAATTTATATTTTACACTGCTAATTATAGTACTTGCCGATGCAAAACTTTAATGTAAAAAATCTATATGCTGCAATGAATCAGATATTACAATTGAAAAGTTTGAGTACCAATCCCCAATTATTCTGAAagtaaaaaataactaaatttttctcataaataaaccaataacatagtagaacaaataaaatgaaagcaatAAAACATGGTATGTTCTATAAATAAATCCAGCATAATAAAGTCGAGTTTGTATTAATTGTATTTTATCTATTCTATTTGTATACTAGacattgaaacaaaaaaaaaaattcttcctACCATTTTGGATATCGTAACCAAAAACTAGGATTAATTCCACTTTGCATCCTTTTATTATACCTAAATTATCTCTTTAGTTCCTAAACTTTAAATGGGATAGTTTAGTTCCTAAACTATAAAATTTGTTCTATTTAAGCAAAATCTTTGAGGAAATGAACTGGATTTTATGGGCATACTTTAGGGACTAAAGTATGACTAATTTTATACTTCAAAGATTAAAATGGAACATGTTTTACACTTTAGTGACTAAAGTGGGACAGATCCTGCAGTTTAAGGATTTAAATGTCTCACTTTGAAGTTTAAGgatcaaaatgaaaattcaGTTGCAATTGAAGGGTACAATGTCGAATTAACCCCCAAAAACTATTCATCATATCAAACACCGGAATTTGAAGGTTCACAAGTTCAATGGGCAATTTaggaatattattttaagaCTTGACAGTCAACGACCAACGTCAACGTCAAGTATACATTCCTCTGGTAAAAAGGATTATTAACGTTTCCTTAACCTCAATAATTTACCTAGCCCATTCGCCTCTCACAGAAGACAAGAAAACATATACAGTGATACATAAATGGCTGATATCATTCCCATAGGGTTTCGTTTTAGACCCAGTGAGGAAGAACTCATTTCCCTACTTTGGCTGAAGGTTACAAACCAACTTGATGAAACAGACCATATCAAGGAGAAGATACTTTACAGTGACGGTGCAGAACCATGGGATGTTTTGGGGGATAATGATGTTCGTTGGCAATTCTATGATGATAGCGAAAAAGGGGCTAGTACGAAAAGAATGGTTTATGTTTTTGCCAAGTTGACGAGATTGAGTGCCAAGAAAGCTGGGAGAACGACTGGTTTGGGGACGTGGGACGGAGAAACGAAATCGTACCCAGTTGAGGATATGAGTACTGGTGAGAAAATTGGTTCAAGGAGGATGCTAAGTTATGTTCGAATTCTGGTTCAATAAGGGTGAAAGGTGGCTGGATAATGCATGAGCATTCGCTGGATGGAGCATCATTGAATGGGTTAAATAGCAGATGACTAGATTGGGAAATACCATCACGCTGCTATGAGATattcaaaaactatttttcttgatGATACAATAAgaaaaagttagtgaattagACTAAAACATCCAAAAAGCGTTGTTTAGACATGGATATTAACATAAAATAGAATGTTAAAAATGCAATGCATTGTAGCAGAAACTTGATTTGCCTTGAATTTAATTCAGTAACAAGCCAAAAGTCCCTTTGACCTTAACAGCTTGTCTTACTTCTAAAGTTGTTCCTTAATTGGTGGTAGCACAGTCCTTTATCTTGGTTGAAGGTGGGAAAGACCATCTTGAACTGTTTCCTTTGTGCATTTTATTATTACATTGATAGCTAGGTTGCAAATTAATGCCCTTAGGCATAAAAAAATAACTGTATACTACTGGTGTTATGACTAGCTTCCATGAGAAACAAATGAACTACCTTCAAACTGATGAAACTTTTAAGGGGGAGAATGGATGAATTTTACGCTAGGAATTTGTCAAAAGATGACTAATCATAATCTGTGCTGCATATGTAATCGAAATCATTGCAGTTGAAATCCCCTGCTTTTTCAACTCTCAAAGCAACAACAAACGAAAAAACTAAAGAATTAATGCTACTAATGAGTTCTCAATTTCAGATACTTGAATCTTTTCCGGAGTCACCAGAAGGATCAGCACTGCTCCTCATGATCTGATTAGCCCGATCCAATATCTTCTTTTCTATCTCTTCCATCTCAGCTATAAGTTGTTCAAGTTCATGCAACTCCAAATCTTCAACATGGTGCAATTTTCGGAGCAATTTTCTCAACAAGCTCCATATCATATTTGAATCTACAGTTGAAAGCCCCTGCGTTTTCACCTCTTTCCTTAAATCTTGCTCTTCTTGATTGGCATCATTCTTTTGGCTTCCTCCTTCAGGCAAGTCAAGTGCAAGACCCTTTCCAGATTCAGACTTGTTCCTGATCATCATGCCACAGCTCTcatttttttctacttttattATGCCTCAGAGGTAGTGAGAAATCCATCTGATCAGACTTGTTTCTCTGATCACCAAGCATATATTGAACTTCTTGATGATCATCGTCTCTTTTCCAAAATAGTGATTTTCCTTTCTTAACTTTTATCTCACCATCAGAGTTGctctcatcttcatcatcatcagtGCTTTCCTTTGTTTCAGCAAAATCAACTGGAGACAGATTCTGTATTTCCTGTACTACTTCttgatcatcatcatcatccctTTTAGATGATTCAACTTCCTTAGCTTCTTTATAATTCTGGACAACGGATGTAAGATTAGGATGACCAAAGGCAAAAACATTGCCCGCTTCATGGATGGTGACGACCGCTACATGTGCACCAAAATCTTGGCCAAATTCACTGGCCATCTTGAACAGCTCTTTTCGCCTGGTTCTGAATGCAGTGTTTCGCTTGGCCTTGTGCTCAATTTTCTTAAtctccattcttcttttcaacaTATTGATCAGTAGGaattatttcttctttcttgatgAATATCAATAACCAGAACTACCAAAGATTAATACTTAATTGAACGGTTTTATTACTATATCATCACAATTCTCTATAATACAAACTCAACTTTAACTCCTTAAATACAGAAATAGAACTATAAAACCTATTCCAATACAAATACCATACACATTCCTAAACCAACATTGATACTAATTCGAATCTAGTTatcaaataataaatataactCTAAAACTATTATACTTCTAAATAGGcatggtttatttatttatattttttttgtcaacagaGAGCAAATGAAATGGATCTGaataaaaagagagaaaaaaaagttaCATATATAAAATCGTTTAGGAGGGGTCTCCAAGCATTAACTTTTTGGTGAAAGCATAATAAACTTGCAAAAATATCCAAATTTAGGGGTTGAAATAAATGTGAATTTGTACATTTACACAATAAATTAGGTGCGATATAAGTATATTAATGAGTGCTCTGAGCACCCGTTTAAAAATCCTTCAACTAAAATcctttgattaaaaaaaaaaaccctataCCCTTTGATTTGAAGATCAAGATGCCATTATTGTTCATGTTTATAAATTATGTGTCACATACAAGTAAGGTTCACGTTTTGGAGGAGTTCCTTTACCTAGGTCTTCTTGTTGGTACGGGTTGACTGAAACTTTCAGGTGGAAAAATTATTTGTTGACCGTTATTCATATTTGTTAGAGTAAACTGGATGTTTTATTTATTCAGATTCATATATTTGAACTGACATTATCATTATTTTTACGCAATTGAAGACCCATGGAAGCAGCAATTAAATCTCTTCCGTGTCTTTTTACTTGTCATTTGTCAACACTTGTCGCATCGTTCAATTGATTGCTTTACACGTCTCGATAGGGGTGTCCAAAAAGAATCGAAAAAGTGAGTAATCGAGAAAATCAAATTgatcaaaatcaaaaaataagAGAATTAACCCATAATTTTTGAAATGGTTAACTTATCCAAACCTACTTAAAAAATTATGTTAGAGTatagatttcaatttttaaaaattgcGGCTATCTGAACTTACCTGCATATATATAATGTAAGGATTGATAGAGTAACCAGTATCGTAACCTCAACCCATAATTATTTAGTCATTCACTAATAATTTAACTTAGAAGGACCATtatacattttatttttcttaaaacttATAAACTTATCTACTGAACCTCATTTACTTTTTCTATTTCCTACATCCATGACCACTAATTTCATTTACTCCGCTACTTTGCTTTTtgtctctttccaaaatttattttaatttcttgtaaaTTCTATCCATTTCATCACTCtgctaattattttatttttaatttttaaagcTTACATATTTGGTTGTGGAGTAACCTATCAtccttattaaaaaaataaattgataactttcaagaaatggagaaaacgaAAACAAATCTTCAGAATATTCGATGTTTTAATTATCTAAcatgttttgattttttgttttgttgatagTTTTTTAGAgttataaaattaaaaactctTATTCATTGGAAAAAATTGTTGTATTGTTTGATTTGTTAATCTAATTCCTATTTTCTATAAGTAGAAGAATGTTAAATTACCATGTGTACCAGACCTTATCCTACAGTTTAACTGGTCACTAGTTATCCTGTTGAATTGGGTTAAGATATGGAATGCAATCTTTCTGAACTGACATATGTGATTAGAATCAGTGAAATTGCAAATGGACTGATTATCCTATCCATGAACACCTCTACATCTAAAAGCTTTAATAGTGATCATCATATTCCTTCAGGGTTAACAGATACTAAAAGTTCTTGGGTACGAATATTTTGTACTCAGTTTCTCTATGCTTACTAACACAGGAATTTATCAATATACTTGTGTTGTTTAGCTAATACTTAGCTACTTAAAAATCTATTTGCCGAGTTGGAAATTATCTCTTTGTATCTTAGACACACAAATActttttttgtgtgtgtaaTTTGTTCACACAAATTCATATCTTAGTTCACATAACTATGAAAATGTATCATACAAATTATGAAATTTCATTCTAACAAGGTTTAAACCTACACTCCAAATTTATACCTAAGACCTCGCTAACTACAAGTATGTAGGCCATTAATTGTAATATGGAGGAATTAGGGTCTATCCCACGAGAATCACTTATCAATTACTAAGGCTTCTAGCTAACTCAATTATCtaaacaaatcaagaattaaaactaaataaaataacaacaacGATAAACAATGCAAGGAAATTAACAAACTTGAAGAAACTCAACTAAACACAAGTGTTGTTGGGTATAGAATCCACTAAATGCACCTAACTATGGATGAAATGATCAATTATCACTAATAAACTTGTTTTGCTAAGGATGCATTTTACTCAAACCGTCAGAACTTACTTTCGCCAATG
Encoded proteins:
- the LOC113782296 gene encoding NAC domain-containing protein 4-like gives rise to the protein MADIIPIGFRFRPSEEELISLLWLKVTNQLDETDHIKEKILYSDGAEPWDVLGDNDVRWQFYDDSEKGASTKRMVYVFAKLTRLSAKKAGRTTGLGTWDGETKSYPVEDMSTGEKIGSRRMLSYVRILVQ